A window of the Fulvia fulva chromosome 11, complete sequence genome harbors these coding sequences:
- a CDS encoding Uracil-DNA glycosylase, translated as MSLKRKGVDVATEAAKKPKANGSITAFFGQPKTNPPTSSTNPSQPASSPTAPETVPTKFDKEAWIAKLSDDHKQLLKLEIETLHESWLAVLKDEVISPEFLNLKRFLKKEVETGKKVFPPSEDVYSWSRHTPLPSVKAVILGQDPYHNLNQAHGLCFSVRPPTKAPPSLKNMYIALKKDYPFFKEPPQNGGLLTPWADRGVLLLNTCLTVRAHEANSHAKQGWEKFTQKVIDTVAAKRTKGVVFLAWGKPAQDRCKKINGSKHLVLKSVHPSPLSAHKGFLDCGHFKAANEWLQEKYGEDGIIDWNLDVKPEDAGV; from the exons ATGTCTCTCAAACGAAAAGGCGTCGATGTGGCGACTGAAGCTGCCAAGAAGCCAAAGGCCAATGGCTCCATTACAGCATTCTTCGGCCAGCCAAAGACAAACCCTCCCACATCATCCACGAACCCATCACAACCAGCATCTTCACCAACAGCACCAGAAACCGTACCCACCAAGTTCGACAAAGAAGCATGGATCGCCAAGCTATCAGACGACCACAAGCAGCTCCTCAAGCTAGAAATCGAGACACTCCACGAAAGCTGGCTAGCCGTACTCAAGGACGAAGTCATCAGCCCCGAATTCCTAAACCTCAAGCGTTTCCTCAAGAAAGAAGTAGAAACAGGCAAGAAAGTCTTTCCACCAAGTGAAGACGTCTATAGCTG GTCACGACATACACCCCTCCCCTCTGTCAAAGCCGTCATCCTAGGCCAAGACCCCTACCACAACCTCAACCAAGCCCACGGCCTCTGCTTCTCCGTCCGCCCACCCACGAAGGCACCGCCCAGCCTCAAGAACATGTACATCGCCCTCAAGAAAGACTACCCTTTCTTTAAAGAACCACCCCAGAACGGCGGCCTCCTCACACCATGGGCAGATCGAGGCGTCCTTCTCCTCAACACCTGCTTGACTGTCCGCGCCCACGAAGCAAATTCGCACGCAAAACAAGGCTGGGAGAAGTTCACGCAAAAGGTCATCGACACAGTCGCAGCGAAGAGAACAAAGGGCGTGGTGTTCCTGGCATGGGGCAAGCCAGCGCAGGATCGGTGCAAGAAGATCAATGGGAGCAAACACTTGGTGCTGAAGAGCGTACATCCGAGTCCGCTGAGTGCGCACAAGGGGTTCTTGGATTGTGGACATTTCAAGGCGGCGAATGAGTGGTTGCAGGAAAAGTACGGAGAGGATGGCATTATTGATTGGAACCTCGATGTCAAGCCAGAGGATGCTGGTGTTTGA
- a CDS encoding Alpha-L-rhamnosidase rgxB has translation MLRFHLAAMIGSRWLQAILAAPTTAPPNYGSTSTTGETPSYYPGEPCVLPGPETRTNVCYVDTIGTGDDAPAIVDAFQRCGKDGKVVFNATTYHIDSVMNTTGLSNVEVDVQGTLLWGTDIDYWLSHSLPVGYQNQSSAWFFGGDQIHLHSSTGTGSFDGNGQVWYDFTNGASNYPRRPHQITFSHLTNSVIEDMRFLQSQMWTMTLINSENVLLQDIYVNSTDAAKRDQYGPLNTDGADTIYSNNITFARWVVDCGDDHISPKANSSNILVEDATFYHGSGIALGSIGQFAGQYEFIENVTARNIETTGARQGGYIKTWTGVQKGNPPNGGGGGKGYMKNIVFNNWTLRDVPLAVDITQCVNFEGGTGDCDTSTFQVSNLHWTAIRGTQRNREVARLQCSAAAPCTGVEISNVNMTVQGTGELATEYLCSNVVGPVGFRCGGVA, from the exons ATGCTCAGGTTTCATCTGGCCGCCATGATCGGCTCCCGTTGGCTGCAAGCAATACTAGCAGCACCCACCACTGCGCCTCCCAACTATGGCTCAACCTCGACGACCGGGGAGACGCCATCATATTACCCCGGTGAACCATGCGTACTGCCCGGACCAGAGACACGCACGAATGTATGCTATGTGGATACAATAGGGACTGGTGATGATGCGCCCGCTATCGTTGATGCTTTCCAAAGATGCGGCAAGGATGGGAAAGTCGTCTTCAACGCAACAACCTACCACATCGACTCCGTCATGAACACCACAGGACTATCAAACGTTGAAGTCGATGTTCAGGGTACTTTGCTCTGGGGAACGGACATCGATTACTGGCTTAGCCACAGTCTTCCAGTAGGCTACCAGAATCAGTCATCAGCATGGTTCTTCGGAGGCGACCAAATCCATCTCCACAGCAGTACGGGCACCGGATCTTTCGATGGCAACGGCCAAGTCTGGTATGACTTCACGAACGGAGCCTCCAACTACCCAAGAAGACCACATCAAATCACATTCAGCCATCTGACCAACTCCGTCATCGAAGACATGCGATTCCTGCAAAGCCAAATGTGGACCATGACCTTGATCAACAGCGAGAACGTACTACTGCAAGACATCTACGTCAACTCGACAGATGCTGCCAAAAGAGATCAATATGGACCGCTGAACACCGATGGCGCTGATACGATCTACTCCAATAACATCACCTTTGCCCGTTGGGTGGTGGACTGCGGTGATGATCACATCTCTCCAAAGGCAAACAGCTCGAACATACTGGTCGAGGATGCTACCTTTTACCACGGCAGTGGCATAGCGTTGGGCTCCATCGGCCAGTTTGCTGGTCAATACGAGTTCATCGAGAACGTCACGGCACGGAACATCGAGACGACTGGGGCGCGGCAAGGCGGGTACATCAAGACATG GACCGGCGTCCAAAAAGGCAATCCCCCCAACGGCGGCGGCGGTGGAAAAGGCTACATGAAGAACATCGTCTTCAACAACTGGACACTGCGCGACGTTCCTCTCGCTGTCGACATCACGCAATGCGTCAACTTCGAGGGCGGGACAGGCGATTGCGACACTAGCACTTTCCAGGTCAGTAATCTACACTGGACTGCTATTCGAGGCACGCAGAGGAACCGAGAAGTGGCGCGACTGCAATGCTCGGCTGCGGCGCCTTGTACTGGTGTTGAGATCAGTAATGTCAATATGACTGTGCAGGGCACTGGTGAGCTTGCTACGGAGTATTTGTGTAGTAATGTTGTTGGGCCTGTTGGGTTTAGGTGTGGTGGGGTTGCTTGA